A region of the Campylobacter subantarcticus LMG 24377 genome:
CAAAAAAGCAGTTGGTGGCGAGATTATTGCTGATGAAGTTTATATACAAGAGCTTGTGGATAATTGTATTTGTAGTGCTAAAAGTTTGATACATATTGAGAAAATTCAAGGTAGTGGAAATAAGCTTATAATCCAAGATCTTAAAGCTTTTGGAGAAGAAAAAAGTGGTGAGGAAATTTTGGTTCATATTGATGAGTTAAAAAAAGAACAAGAAAATGTAGCTAAAGAAATAGAAGATGTTAAGCATACTATTCAAGTAAGTAAAGACTCTGTGCGAATTTTGCAACAAAAAGCCAAAGAATTATTAAGTACAAAAAGAGCTGTGCCGCAAGCTTATAAAGCCACTATTAAAGATTTTAATCAAAAAGTTGAAAGCTTAAGTATTTTAAGTAATAAAGTAGAGGTATTAAAAGAAGAAGAAAAAGCAAGCGTAGAAAAGTTAAAACAAATTCAGGAAGAGCTTTTAAAATCAAAAATCATCAATAAAAGTGGAAAATGGTTGGATTTAAATGAGGTTAAATTTAACTTGCTTAATCCTAGAAAAGAGTTAAGTTATCACCCAAATAATGAAGAAAAAATCCAATGCTTTACACTTGAAAAAATTGAAACCGAAGAAGACGTGAGTGCTTATGAAATTCAGTCTATAAGTAACTATAAGGAAAAGGTAGATGATAGTGGCAATTGAAGGTGTTGTAAGTAAAAAAGAACTTACTTTTATAGTATTAAAAACTGCTAATGGTGTAAGTTATGGTGTTTATGTATCATTATTTTGCTCAAGTGGTATTGAAGTAAATCAAAAGATAGAATTATCTATCACACAAATTATAAAAGAAGATTCGCATAAATTGTATGGTTTTTTAGATATTAATGAACAAAAAATGTTTGAATTGTTAATTAAAATAAGCGGTATAGGGGCGACGACTGCTATGGCGCTTTGCTCAAGCTTAGATACCAATACTTTTTACGCAGCTTTGCAAAATGGCGATGAAAGTGTGTTTAAAAAAGTTCCTGGTATTGGTCCAAAAAGCGCAAAGAGAATTATCGCTGAGTTAAGCGATGCTAAAATTCATATAGAAAATTCTAATCAAGATCAAGCGCAAGCTTTAGCAGCGTTGCTTTCGTTAGGGTTTAAACAAGAAAACATTTTAAAAGTTTTACGAACTTGTGAAAGTAAAAATACTAGCGAATTAATCAAAGAAGCTTTAAAGAAACTAGGATAATAAAAAGGAAAAATAATGACATATGGTGTGATTTTTGGTGCAAATTCTTATGAGCATGAAATTAGTATTGTAAGTGCGGTGGTGCTAAAAAAAGTACTTAAGGCTCCAAAGCAATTTATATTTTGTGATAAAAATAAGGAATTTTTTCTAATAGATGATGAAAAAATGAATGCAAAAACTTTTAGCAGTGGTGCTTATAAAAAAGAAAAAGCTTTGGTGTTAAAGCAAGGTGGGTTTTTTTATAAAACAATGCTAGGTGAAAAAAAAATAGAAATAGATGTGGCGATTAATATCGTACATGGCAAAGATGGCGAAGATGGCAAAATAGCTGCCTTGCTTGATTTTTATGGTGTAAAATACAT
Encoded here:
- the ruvA gene encoding Holliday junction branch migration protein RuvA, which codes for MIVAIEGVVSKKELTFIVLKTANGVSYGVYVSLFCSSGIEVNQKIELSITQIIKEDSHKLYGFLDINEQKMFELLIKISGIGATTAMALCSSLDTNTFYAALQNGDESVFKKVPGIGPKSAKRIIAELSDAKIHIENSNQDQAQALAALLSLGFKQENILKVLRTCESKNTSELIKEALKKLG